CCCCGGACGACGCCCTGCTCGAGTACCTCATCGACCACGGCCTGCGGCGGGTGTCGAAACGGCTGGTCAACTCGGGTGCGCTGGACGTGGTGGCGACGGCGGTCCCCGGCATCCGGGACATTCTGGTCCTGGGCAAGGTGAAGCAGCTCGAGCGGTCCCGACGGGCGGACGTCATCGTGGTGGATGCCCCCGCCGCCGGCCACGCCATCACGTTCCTCACCAGCGCCCAGGGCCTGCTGGACTCGGCCCGGGTGGGACCGATCCGCACCCAGGCGGCGGACGTCGTCGACCTGTTGTCCGACGGGGCCCGCTGCCAGGTGGTGCTGGTGACCCTGGCCGAGGAGACCCCCGTCAACGAGACGGTGGAGACCGCCTACAAGCTCGAGGACCGGGTCGGCACGAGCCTGGGCCCAGTGATCGTCAACGGGATCTACCCCCACCTGGATCACCTGGACGCGGACCCGATCCAGGCCGCCGCTGTCGCCGGCGTCGATCTGAGGCCCGGGGAGGCGGATGCACTGCGGGCTGCGGCGGAGTTCCGCCGAAGGCGGGAGGAGGTGCAGGCAGAGCAGATGACACGGCTCGCCGACGCCCTTCCGCTCCCGCAGCTGCGGCTACCGAACCTGTTCACCACCGAGATCGGCCTGGACGAGATCGACCAGCTGGCCGATACGCTCGCCGCCGGCCTGGAGAGCCTGCCCGAGCTCGAGTCGGCGTCGTGAGCGACGTCGCCGCCCTGGTCGCCGAGCGAGCGATCATCGTCTGCTGCGGGTCGGGGGGCGTGGGCAAGACGACGACGGCTGCCGCCATCGCGGTCGAGGCTGCCCGTCTCGGCCGGCGGACCTGCGTCGTGACCATCGACCCCGCCCGACGACTGGCCGATGCCCTCGGCCTGCGCTCGCTCACGAACACCCCCGGATTGGTGAGGGGGAGCTGGCCGGGCGAGCTGTGGGCGCTCATGCTGGACACCAAGGGGACGTTCGACGATCTCGTCGTCCGCTACGCGCACGATCCGCAGCAGGCCCAGGGCATCCTCGACAACCGGCTCTACCGCAACCTCTCCGACGCGCTCTCCGGCACGCAGGAGTACATGGCTATGGAGAAGCTGTACGAGCTGCACGAGGAGGGCGGGTTCGATCTCATCGTGGTGGACACGCCACCGACACGAAGCGCGCTCGACTTTCTGAGCGCGCCCCGCCGCCTCACCCGGTTTCTCGACAACCGGATCTTTCGCATGCTGATAATGCCCACGAGGGCGTACCTGCGAGCCGTCAGCGTCGCCACCCAGGCCTTCCTCCGGACAGTGGCGAAGGTGGTCGGAGCCGAGATGGTGAGCGACACCGTCGCCTTCTTCCAGGCCTTCGAGGGAATGGAACAGGGCTTCCGCAACCGCGCCGAGCGGGTGCTGGAGCTGCTGTCGCAGTCCTCGACGGCGTTCGTGCTCGTCGCCTCGCCCCGCCGCGACGCCGTGGACGAGGCCATGTTCTTCGCCGAGCGCCTGGGCCGGTCCCATATCGCCGTGCAGGGGCTGGTCGTCAACCGCCTGCATCCGCGCTTCGACGCCGGGTCAGGCGAACCGTCCGCATCCGACGCTTCGGGCGCCGATCCTCTCGCAATGATCACCGGGGACGAGCGGGCCCTGGCGGCGCTTGTCGCCAACCGCGACGAACTGCGCGCCATGGCGGCGCGCGAGGAGGGTCACTACGCCGCCCTGGCCGCCCAGGTCGCCCCTGCCCCGGTGGCACGGGTGCCGTTCCTGGCCGACGACGTCCACGATCTCGACGGGCTCGCGGTGATCGCCGATCACCTGTTCGGACACCCCCGGCCGGCGGTCGCCTGAGCCGCCCGGCTCGATCCCGCTGATCGCGTCAGGTGGGGGAGGGCCCCGGCACCAGGGAGGCCGCCGCCTCCTCGACCGTCTCGGCGACGGTGACGATGCGGTCGAAGCCGGTGGTCCGCAGCAGGCGGGTCAGCGTGGGGCGGCTACAGCTGACGGCAACATCGCCGCCGAGCTCGCGAGCCCGACGGATCCCGCCGATGAGGGCACCCAGGCCGGCCGAGTCCACGAACGGCACGCCCGACATGTCGATCAGCAGGCGCTCGCTGGACGCCAGCTGGGCCAGGGACTGGCGGAACTGGCTGACCGTGAAGGCGTCCAGCTCACCGACCGGCCGACAGATGGTGTAGCCGTCGGCAGAGTCGATCTGGATGTCGAGCACGGGGTGTCCTCCTTGCTGCCGCTGCCGGCGTCCGCCTGACCTGGTGGAACCGGCAACGATATGGGATGGTACCCGGGCGGGCCGGCGGATTACCCTTCGAATGTGCCGCACATCCTGGTTGCCAGTGACTCCGCCTCGGTGCGAGAGGACGTCAGGTCCGTGGTGAGCAGTCGCGACACCGTCGTCACCGAGGTGACGAAGGGTAGCGCGGTCGCCCCCGCCGTCCGGACAAACCCCCCCGACCTGGTCGTGGTCGACCTCCAGATCGGCAACATGGGCGGCATGGCCACCTGTCTCGATCTTCGTCTCGAGGAGTCGGCGGGTCGCCTGCCGCACGTCGGCGTGCTGATGCTGCTGGACCGTCGGGCAGACGTGTTCCTCGCCCGCCGGGCGGCGGCCGACGGCTGGATCGTCAAGCCGCTCGACCCGCTCCGCCTGGGCCGAGCCCTCGGCGAGGTGCTCGCCGGGCGCAGCTACCACGATGCCTCGTATCAGCCGACACCCACGTTCGTCGGGGCCGGGGGGGGCGCCAGCTGAGGATCCAGCGCCGGCATCGCGTCGCCAGGGTCGTCATGGAGGCGTCGTCGGGTACGATCGGCACGGCTCGGCCGCAGCTCGGCGGCAGGCCAAACGGGAAGTAGCGCAGCTTGGTTAGCGCGCAGCGTTCGGGACGCTGAGGTCGCGGGTTCAAATCCCGCCTTCCCGACCAGAGTCGAGGCGCTCGTTCAGCGCCGACGCGGAGGCGGACAAGCGACCGATTGGCGCCGATGATTTCGACGGGCAAGCTACGTCCCTT
The DNA window shown above is from Acidimicrobiales bacterium and carries:
- a CDS encoding ArsA-related P-loop ATPase; amino-acid sequence: MDIAGFCTQSSVIIVAGKGGVGKTTVSAALARTAARSGLSVLIVELEGKSGLTAALGHPELLTYDEVVLSPEGVGAAHGGPMGEIRARTLTPDDALLEYLIDHGLRRVSKRLVNSGALDVVATAVPGIRDILVLGKVKQLERSRRADVIVVDAPAAGHAITFLTSAQGLLDSARVGPIRTQAADVVDLLSDGARCQVVLVTLAEETPVNETVETAYKLEDRVGTSLGPVIVNGIYPHLDHLDADPIQAAAVAGVDLRPGEADALRAAAEFRRRREEVQAEQMTRLADALPLPQLRLPNLFTTEIGLDEIDQLADTLAAGLESLPELESAS
- a CDS encoding ArsA-related P-loop ATPase, giving the protein MSDVAALVAERAIIVCCGSGGVGKTTTAAAIAVEAARLGRRTCVVTIDPARRLADALGLRSLTNTPGLVRGSWPGELWALMLDTKGTFDDLVVRYAHDPQQAQGILDNRLYRNLSDALSGTQEYMAMEKLYELHEEGGFDLIVVDTPPTRSALDFLSAPRRLTRFLDNRIFRMLIMPTRAYLRAVSVATQAFLRTVAKVVGAEMVSDTVAFFQAFEGMEQGFRNRAERVLELLSQSSTAFVLVASPRRDAVDEAMFFAERLGRSHIAVQGLVVNRLHPRFDAGSGEPSASDASGADPLAMITGDERALAALVANRDELRAMAAREEGHYAALAAQVAPAPVARVPFLADDVHDLDGLAVIADHLFGHPRPAVA
- a CDS encoding STAS domain-containing protein translates to MLDIQIDSADGYTICRPVGELDAFTVSQFRQSLAQLASSERLLIDMSGVPFVDSAGLGALIGGIRRARELGGDVAVSCSRPTLTRLLRTTGFDRIVTVAETVEEAAASLVPGPSPT
- a CDS encoding response regulator, with amino-acid sequence MPHILVASDSASVREDVRSVVSSRDTVVTEVTKGSAVAPAVRTNPPDLVVVDLQIGNMGGMATCLDLRLEESAGRLPHVGVLMLLDRRADVFLARRAAADGWIVKPLDPLRLGRALGEVLAGRSYHDASYQPTPTFVGAGGGAS